In Bradyrhizobium sp. 170, the DNA window GGCCTGTGATTTTCTGTCCGTGCTGCAGCGAACAAGCCGAGTGATAGGCGATTGTGACGTCGCCTTTTTGTGTCGTTGGCGCGAGCTCAATGCCGGCGAGAAACTCCGTGATATCCTTTGCCAGCGCGGAGATTTGCGCTGCAGGGCCAGCGAAATCGCGATCCTCGCGCAGCATGAAACCATAGTCCTTGATGACCGTGCCGCAGCCCGATGCCGTAATCAGGATGGCGTCGAGGCCACCTTGTTCCGCTTCCTTTTTCCACACGTTGATGTTGGCGCGGGCCCGCGCCAGCGCGTCGCCATCCTGCCCGAGGTGATGGGTGAGCGCGCCGCAGCATTGCTCGTCCTTGACCAGGACGACCTCGATGCCGTGGCGCGTCAGGAGATTGATGGCGGCCTGGTTGATGCGCGGCGCCAGCACCTGCTGGGCGCAGCCCTGCAGCAGCGCGACCCGCCCGCGCCGCTCGCCCGTGGCCGCAAAGACGCTGCCGCCCGAGGGTCCCGGCGCCGGGAGGCCGTTCGGCGCGAGCGCCAGCATCGCCTTGATCCGCCGCAACAGACCGGGCGTCGCCGCCGCCTTTGACGCCGGCAGCAGGGCCGCAAAAGGCCGGGCGAACCGCGCCATGATCATGCTGGCGCGAAACAGCTTTGGCCGCGGCAACACCAGCGCCAGCACCGCGCGCAACGCCCGCTCGGTCAGCGGCCGCGAATAGTCCCGCTCGATCCGGACTCGTGCCTGATCGACCAGGTGCATGTAGTGCACGCCCGACGGACAGGTCGTCATGCAGGCGAGGCAGGAGAGGCAGCGGTCGATATGCTTGACCACCTCCGCGGTCGGCGGCTTGTCCTTTTCCAGCATCTCCTTGATCAAATAGATGCGACCGCGCGGGCTATCGAGCTCGTCGCCGAGCAGCACATAGGTCGGACAGGTCGCGGTGCAGAAGCCGCAATGCACGCAGGCGCGCAGGATCTTGTCGGCTTCGGCGATATCAGGGTCGGCGAGCTGGGCGAGCGAGAATTCGGTTTTCATGACGCGGGCCCCCGCACCATCCGGCCGCGGTTGAGGATGATCTTGGGATCGAAGCTGTGGCGCACGCGCTGGCTCAGCGCGGCTAGGCCTGCAGCCTGCGGATGGAAGACGTCGACATTTCGCCTGGTCTGCTCGGACGCCCGGATCAGCGCCGCGTGGCCGCCGGCCGCCTCGACGCGCTGGCGCACCAGGGCGGCTAGCGCATCCGGCTTGGGCGGCAATGCCGCCCAGATCAGGCCGCCGCCCCAGTCGTAGATCACATCGCCCCCGGTGTCGCGCGCCAGCGCCTGGCCGAGCGCGCCGCCGGAAGCCGGCGGACAGACGATCCGCCACACCGGCCACGCACCGAGCGCGCCGCTGGCGGCGAAGGGTTCGACGTCGCGGATGGCACTCCACGCCGCAGCCGAGGCGCCGTCCTGCAGCATGTCCACCGACCCGAATGGCGCAAGCGTCCTGGCCAGCGAATTGGCGCGATCCGCCACCGAGGCGGCAATGCCTTCGAGCCGCAGCATCGTGGCCGCCCGCCCCTGCGTCGAAAACCCCGCGAGCTCGCCGGTGGCGGGCCGGAATGCCGAGTTCGGCAGGTGCGCCGCGCCCGAGACGTCGTAGGGCGAGCCAAGTGCTGCGGTCATTGCCCGGTTCGCGCTCACATCGTCCAGCCCGCTTAGCACCAGCGTGCGCTCGCTCTCAGGTCTAGGCATCACCTTGAGGGTGACTTCCGTCATCACGGCCAGCGTGCCCCACGACCCCGCCAACAGCTTGCAGAGATCATATCCGGTGACATTCTTCACCACCCTGCCCCCGGTTTTAAAACTGTCGCCAAAGCCGGACACCGCATGCGCGCCGAGCAGATGATCGCGGGCGCCGCCGGCCTTGATGCGGCGGGGACCGGCGAGCCCCGCCCCGATCATGCCGCCGATGGTGCCGTTGCCGGATACGCCCAGCAGCGCGGAGGTATCCATCGGCTCGAAGGCGAATTGCTGGTTCTTGGAATCGATCAGCGACTGCACGTCGGCAAGCGGCGCGCCGGCCTGCACCGTGATGATCAGCTCGTTCGGCTCGTAGGCGGAGACGGCGTTCAGCGCCGACACATCAAGCACAGCGTTGGTCGCCATCGGATGGCCGATCGCGCGCCTGGTGCCATGGCCAATGATCTCCAGCGGCTGCTCGCTGGCAATCGCCGCGCGCACCACCTCTTCGACGTCTTTG includes these proteins:
- the glcF gene encoding glycolate oxidase subunit GlcF is translated as MKTEFSLAQLADPDIAEADKILRACVHCGFCTATCPTYVLLGDELDSPRGRIYLIKEMLEKDKPPTAEVVKHIDRCLSCLACMTTCPSGVHYMHLVDQARVRIERDYSRPLTERALRAVLALVLPRPKLFRASMIMARFARPFAALLPASKAAATPGLLRRIKAMLALAPNGLPAPGPSGGSVFAATGERRGRVALLQGCAQQVLAPRINQAAINLLTRHGIEVVLVKDEQCCGALTHHLGQDGDALARARANINVWKKEAEQGGLDAILITASGCGTVIKDYGFMLREDRDFAGPAAQISALAKDITEFLAGIELAPTTQKGDVTIAYHSACSLQHGQKITGLPKELLSKNGFVVKDVPESHLCCGSAGTYNILQPDIASRLRDRKIANLATVKPDMIAAGNIGCMVQIAGGTSVPVVHTIELLDWATGGPKPGSIGQGLN
- a CDS encoding FAD-binding protein; its protein translation is MDTLKVRDAKDVEEVVRAAIASEQPLEIIGHGTRRAIGHPMATNAVLDVSALNAVSAYEPNELIITVQAGAPLADVQSLIDSKNQQFAFEPMDTSALLGVSGNGTIGGMIGAGLAGPRRIKAGGARDHLLGAHAVSGFGDSFKTGGRVVKNVTGYDLCKLLAGSWGTLAVMTEVTLKVMPRPESERTLVLSGLDDVSANRAMTAALGSPYDVSGAAHLPNSAFRPATGELAGFSTQGRAATMLRLEGIAASVADRANSLARTLAPFGSVDMLQDGASAAAWSAIRDVEPFAASGALGAWPVWRIVCPPASGGALGQALARDTGGDVIYDWGGGLIWAALPPKPDALAALVRQRVEAAGGHAALIRASEQTRRNVDVFHPQAAGLAALSQRVRHSFDPKIILNRGRMVRGPAS